One genomic segment of Pedobacter endophyticus includes these proteins:
- a CDS encoding TIR domain-containing protein, protein MSKFKGDLDELKANLHKDGIEGTWSNFDNGHKFKTVDGAILNFYNTGTLQAQGRGNSKDKIDRLVKRLNGVTEPDAVVEVVKAVAAPQLFIVYGHDETSRDQLELILSKLGIESFILAKSSGSGLTIIEALEQHVGRAGTAKAGIVLLTPDDMAYSAREGAEALKGRARQNVILEMGMLLAKLGRQSTLILVKGKLERPSDTDGIIYHSFTNHVKEIVAPLVERLESLGFKIDHKKALEASR, encoded by the coding sequence ATGTCAAAATTTAAAGGAGATCTCGACGAGCTAAAGGCGAATCTACATAAAGATGGAATAGAGGGTACTTGGTCGAATTTCGACAATGGACACAAATTCAAAACTGTTGACGGTGCTATACTTAACTTTTACAACACTGGAACGCTTCAGGCACAAGGCCGGGGTAATTCGAAAGACAAAATCGATCGTCTAGTCAAGCGTTTGAATGGCGTAACCGAACCAGATGCTGTGGTTGAGGTGGTAAAGGCAGTGGCAGCCCCTCAGTTATTTATTGTCTATGGCCACGATGAAACTAGCCGGGATCAACTTGAACTTATTCTAAGTAAACTTGGAATCGAGTCATTCATTTTGGCAAAATCAAGTGGGAGTGGGCTAACTATCATTGAAGCTCTCGAACAACATGTTGGGCGTGCTGGAACAGCGAAAGCCGGAATTGTTTTATTAACCCCAGACGATATGGCTTATTCAGCGAGGGAAGGAGCAGAAGCACTTAAAGGAAGAGCTAGACAAAATGTGATTTTGGAAATGGGTATGCTATTAGCTAAGTTAGGGAGACAGAGTACACTGATCTTAGTAAAAGGAAAGCTTGAAAGACCATCTGATACCGATGGCATAATCTATCATTCTTTTACTAATCACGTAAAAGAAATAGTTGCACCTTTAGTTGAAAGACTTGAAAGTCTTGGTTTTAAAATAGATCACAAAAAAGCTCTCGAAGCTTCTAGATAG
- a CDS encoding ribonuclease H1 domain-containing protein, giving the protein MTKQKQKFYTVWVGRVPGVYHTWEECKEQVFQFEGAVYKSFRTLAEAESAFQKVSEDFIGNEKSSISKDFSQVSNPPEENTICVDGAWNTRTNAMEYQGVMFPQMKRIFHAGPFPTGTNNIAEFLAIVHALTYCKTHPEISIIYSDSNTAITWVKNKKAKTKIAVTNSNTTIISIVKRAEDWLLKNIYTTKINKWETSEWGENPADFGRK; this is encoded by the coding sequence ATGACTAAGCAAAAGCAAAAATTCTATACGGTTTGGGTTGGCAGAGTTCCTGGAGTGTATCACACTTGGGAAGAGTGTAAAGAACAGGTTTTTCAATTTGAAGGAGCTGTTTACAAAAGCTTTAGAACCCTTGCTGAGGCAGAGAGCGCGTTCCAAAAGGTAAGTGAAGATTTTATTGGTAATGAGAAATCGTCAATTTCAAAGGATTTTTCACAAGTATCAAATCCTCCAGAAGAAAATACTATTTGTGTAGATGGTGCCTGGAATACCCGAACCAATGCTATGGAATATCAGGGCGTAATGTTTCCTCAAATGAAACGTATTTTTCATGCAGGACCGTTTCCAACAGGTACTAACAATATTGCCGAATTTCTTGCTATAGTACATGCTCTTACCTATTGCAAGACACATCCAGAAATTTCGATCATCTACTCCGACAGCAATACTGCAATCACTTGGGTGAAAAACAAAAAGGCCAAGACTAAAATTGCTGTTACGAATTCTAATACAACAATTATTTCCATCGTCAAACGTGCTGAGGATTGGCTTTTGAAAAATATCTACACCACAAAAATAAACAAATGGGAAACGAGTGAATGGGGGGAAAACCCTGCAGATTTTGGAAGGAAATGA
- a CDS encoding site-specific integrase, which produces MKQLRLDQITKGDYSNLWIFIKRQKTETPCHIPLLDEAKVILDRYKNHRICRWRKVALPVLTNQRTNGYLKEIADLCNITKVLTYHLARHIFATTITLSNGLPIETVSQMLGHNSLKTTQHYAKVIDTKVSTEMFALQEKLLDRDKKEEDTGDMKVMKLFR; this is translated from the coding sequence GTGAAGCAGCTTCGGTTGGATCAGATTACAAAAGGCGATTACAGTAATTTATGGATATTCATTAAACGGCAGAAAACGGAAACACCCTGTCACATCCCTTTGTTGGATGAGGCGAAAGTAATTCTTGACAGGTATAAGAATCACAGGATATGCAGATGGAGAAAAGTCGCGTTGCCAGTGCTCACTAATCAACGCACGAATGGTTACCTGAAAGAAATCGCCGATCTTTGTAACATCACTAAAGTACTTACTTATCATCTCGCCAGGCATATCTTTGCAACCACTATTACGCTTTCAAATGGTTTGCCGATTGAGACCGTCTCCCAAATGCTTGGCCACAATAGCTTAAAAACCACCCAGCATTATGCGAAGGTGATCGATACGAAAGTTAGTACTGAGATGTTTGCATTACAGGAGAAATTGTTAGACCGAGATAAGAAAGAAGAAGATACTGGTGATATGAAAGTTATGAAGCTCTTTAGATAG
- a CDS encoding nucleotidyl transferase AbiEii/AbiGii toxin family protein: MGTKNNEESNMINFYDINPAEKEAIFNAISNQTGMPAFAVEKDWWVVQTLGIIFEMEVGRALVFKGGTSLSKAWKLIERFSEDVDLAIDRKFLGFTGNLSKKERTNLRKTAGEYTTSAFFEELQAFFKNKGFDAVKLKVVDAVASDQDPRIIEIHYPNIIETPGYMLPRVQIEISCRSLIEPYSIKEFGSLVDEIYPEGEFASPFISVPTVDAERTFLEKLFLLHEEFNRPVEKIRVDRLSRHMYDVYHLSQNDKILSAIEDQNLYETIVAHRYEYAKIGGVDYNKHNPLTLDPIPHADFIKAWEADYNKMKSEMIYEQNPPSFQDLVENIEQLKKKLSSVSWKFSLEFDS; the protein is encoded by the coding sequence ATGGGTACAAAAAATAATGAAGAAAGCAATATGATTAATTTCTATGATATAAATCCAGCTGAAAAAGAAGCTATCTTTAATGCTATTAGTAATCAAACAGGAATGCCTGCTTTTGCTGTCGAAAAGGATTGGTGGGTAGTGCAAACGCTTGGTATTATCTTTGAAATGGAAGTAGGAAGAGCTTTAGTATTCAAAGGGGGTACATCTTTAAGTAAGGCTTGGAAATTGATAGAACGATTTTCTGAAGATGTGGACTTAGCAATTGATAGAAAATTTCTAGGATTCACAGGAAATCTCTCGAAAAAAGAACGTACAAACCTAAGAAAGACTGCGGGAGAATATACGACAAGCGCTTTTTTTGAAGAGTTACAAGCTTTCTTTAAAAATAAAGGTTTTGATGCCGTAAAATTAAAGGTTGTTGATGCCGTTGCGAGTGATCAGGACCCTAGGATAATTGAAATTCACTATCCAAATATTATTGAAACGCCAGGATATATGCTTCCAAGAGTTCAGATTGAAATTAGTTGCCGATCCTTAATCGAACCATATTCGATAAAAGAATTTGGTTCTCTTGTAGATGAAATTTATCCAGAAGGAGAATTTGCGTCCCCTTTTATTAGTGTGCCAACCGTTGATGCGGAACGAACTTTTTTGGAGAAATTGTTTTTACTACATGAAGAGTTTAATCGGCCTGTTGAAAAAATCCGTGTCGATCGATTGAGTCGCCACATGTATGATGTTTATCACCTATCACAAAATGATAAAATTCTATCTGCTATTGAAGACCAGAATTTATATGAGACGATTGTCGCCCATCGATATGAATATGCCAAAATTGGTGGCGTAGATTATAACAAGCATAATCCACTAACATTAGATCCTATTCCGCACGCTGATTTCATCAAAGCCTGGGAAGCCGACTATAACAAGATGAAAAGCGAAATGATTTACGAACAAAATCCACCTAGTTTTCAAGATCTGGTTGAAAATATTGAGCAGTTGAAAAAAAAGCTATCTTCGGTTTCATGGAAGTTTAGTCTTGAATTTGATAGCTAA
- a CDS encoding DUF6088 family protein encodes MESIEKQIERLIKRRPKGTLFFPDDFSKCGSSEAVRKALERLTDKEEIVRVAQGIYVRPKESKYIGAVIPSVEEIAQAIAKRDKIRTVPTGIYALNALGLSTQLPMKIVLLTDGSPREIKIGKRTITFKKSTPSNLLAKGKISRLVIQALKEIGNGKLSEEEEKKILALLRKEHRKDLEHDISLAPVWVQKIMKKAI; translated from the coding sequence ATGGAAAGTATAGAGAAACAAATAGAACGTTTAATAAAGAGAAGGCCAAAGGGAACTTTATTCTTTCCTGATGATTTTAGTAAATGTGGTTCATCAGAAGCTGTAAGGAAAGCTTTGGAACGGCTGACTGATAAAGAGGAGATTGTTCGCGTGGCTCAAGGCATTTATGTAAGACCCAAAGAAAGTAAATATATTGGTGCTGTTATACCATCTGTTGAAGAGATTGCCCAAGCAATTGCTAAACGTGATAAGATACGTACAGTTCCTACAGGAATATATGCTTTAAATGCCTTAGGGCTAAGTACACAACTTCCGATGAAAATCGTTTTGCTTACGGATGGCTCCCCACGTGAAATAAAAATTGGGAAAAGAACAATTACTTTTAAAAAATCAACTCCAAGTAACTTATTAGCAAAAGGGAAAATCAGTCGTCTGGTTATCCAAGCTTTAAAGGAAATTGGAAATGGTAAATTAAGTGAAGAAGAAGAAAAAAAAATTCTTGCCCTTTTAAGAAAAGAGCATAGGAAAGATTTGGAACATGATATTTCTTTGGCTCCAGTATGGGTACAAAAAATAATGAAGAAAGCAATATGA